Genomic DNA from Deltaproteobacteria bacterium:
GCCCAACGCCGCCAATTGTTGACGGATCGCATCAGCCCGCGCAAAATCTTTCGTGCCGCGCGCCGTCGTACGTTCGGCAATTAACCGCTCAACTTCCGTCAAATCGACTTGCCGCGCCGCCACGGCCCGTTGTTGTAATCGTGCTTCATACACTTCCGGCGCACTCCCAAACACTCCAGTGAACGCGTGCAACACCGCACGCACTGCACTCCATTGCCCCTGCACCCACGGATGGATCCCGCCCGTGGCCGTGGCCTGATCGAGATAGCGATTCAACTCGCGGACCGCGTCGAAGACCACACCGAACAATCGCGGCGTATTCAGATCGTCATCGAGGGATCGCTCCACACGACTCGGCAACGCCTGCAACACGGCTACAATCGTTTGCTCGGCATCGTTGGCTGGAACCGGCGAGGTTTCCACTACGCCCGCCCCACCCCCAAGTCGCGCCGTCGCGGCATAAAATCGTTCCAACGCTTGCGCGGCGTCGGCAATGGCCTGCACCGTGAAGTCGAGCGACGATCGGTATTGCGCGGAGAGCAGGAAATAACGCAACGTCTCGACATCGTACTGCTGCAACGCTTCGCTCGTTTTAAAAATATTTCCGAGTGACTTGCTCATTTTCTGTCGATCGATATCGACCATCCCATTGTGCAACCAATAGCGCGCCACCGCACATCCGCGCGCCCCTTCCGATTGCGCGATCTCGTTTTCGTGGTGTGGAAAAATCAGATCCTGTCCCCCACCGTGGATATCGAACGGTTGCCCCAAGAACTCCACCGACATGGCCGAGCACTCGATATGCC
This window encodes:
- a CDS encoding cysteine--tRNA ligase, whose product is MTLTLYNTLTRKKAPFQPLHPNKVGLYVCGVTVWDSTHIGHARSATVFDVLVRYLRQHGHAVTFVRNFTDVDDKIINRANAEGVPWHVIAERYIAEYRRDMQALGNAAPDHEPFASAYIPQMIVTIEALIAKGLAYVVGGDVFYAVRCFPGYGQLSGKRIEELEVGARVDPNEAKRDPLDFALWKGAKPGEPAWPSPWGPGRPGWHIECSAMSVEFLGQPFDIHGGGQDLIFPHHENEIAQSEGARGCAVARYWLHNGMVDIDRQKMSKSLGNIFKTSEALQQYDVETLRYFLLSAQYRSSLDFTVQAIADAAQALERFYAATARLGGGAGVVETSPVPANDAEQTIVAVLQALPSRVERSLDDDLNTPRLFGVVFDAVRELNRYLDQATATGGIHPWVQGQWSAVRAVLHAFTGVFGSAPEVYEARLQQRAVAARQVDLTEVERLIAERTTARGTKDFARADAIRQQLAALGVELKDRPGGGTDWWVKAPD